The Streptomyces phaeolivaceus genome has a window encoding:
- a CDS encoding helix-turn-helix domain-containing protein has product MTDGFEVPDAAATVLLPAVVARVTALADKLRVRHSEVFDVRRLSVASGVPETVVKALLSGQPAGEPDIQARFLQRLGLLRRTRLKPGGRKYTQQEIADGAGMSRQQAGALINGDRRPTMEHCDAIQRFFRVHAGFLTAEDPEALASALMRTEQELLQQLADRERAAAEAADDPLRRLLQNHGVRSIAWRAAQLPTDQHRDKVAEWLDMLLESVKRPES; this is encoded by the coding sequence GTGACGGATGGCTTCGAGGTTCCGGACGCCGCGGCGACGGTTCTGCTGCCGGCCGTCGTGGCCCGTGTCACCGCGCTCGCGGACAAGCTGCGCGTACGGCACTCGGAGGTCTTCGACGTCCGTCGGCTCTCGGTCGCCTCGGGTGTGCCGGAGACGGTGGTGAAGGCCCTGCTCAGCGGGCAGCCCGCCGGGGAACCGGACATCCAGGCCCGCTTTCTGCAGCGTCTGGGCCTGCTGCGGCGCACCCGGCTCAAGCCGGGCGGCCGGAAGTACACCCAGCAGGAGATCGCCGACGGCGCCGGGATGTCGCGCCAGCAGGCGGGTGCCCTGATCAACGGCGACCGGCGCCCCACGATGGAGCACTGCGACGCGATCCAGCGCTTCTTCAGAGTGCACGCCGGCTTCCTCACCGCCGAGGATCCCGAGGCGCTGGCGAGCGCCCTGATGCGGACCGAACAGGAGCTCCTCCAGCAGCTCGCCGACCGTGAGCGGGCGGCGGCCGAGGCCGCGGACGACCCGCTGCGGCGGCTGCTGCAGAACCACGGTGTGCGCTCCATCGCCTGGCGGGCGGCCCAGCTGCCCACCGACCAGCACCGCGACAAGGTCGCGGAGTGGCTGGACATGCTGCTGGAGAGCGTCAAGCGGCCCGAGTCCTGA
- a CDS encoding polyprenyl synthetase family protein: MNPLAYVELHRRISPDIDAEIATALESLGPSSGAVRRSITGLLGHQRMRYPLSVLPLLVHAAETGAPGPAVPLSAVHVLWWTSACYLDDLADGHGRHTPAGLGPDEALLASFLSAQALPIRIVQAQPVPDAVRNALTVEIVNCCIDAVEGQLRDLRGDGRDTSPAAAVATYHGKSGVPFGMITAMAGILADAGTERVALWREFGEVFGILWQLFNDQEDLLTGRDEDLRNGTATYLLACALEETPLRSRGRIVELAVEARGSGRARTELRTLLLTPAVLRRFEKGLTKFRDDAHQVLDELGGDEAYLPALRQMVDQAAGMHLT; encoded by the coding sequence ATGAACCCGCTCGCCTATGTGGAGCTGCACAGACGGATATCGCCCGACATCGACGCGGAGATAGCGACCGCCCTGGAGAGCCTCGGGCCCTCGTCCGGCGCGGTACGGAGATCCATCACCGGGCTGCTCGGCCATCAGCGGATGAGATACCCGCTGTCCGTGCTCCCCCTGCTCGTGCACGCCGCCGAGACGGGCGCCCCCGGACCGGCCGTCCCCCTGTCGGCCGTCCATGTGCTGTGGTGGACCTCCGCCTGCTACCTCGACGACCTCGCCGACGGCCACGGCAGACACACCCCCGCCGGACTCGGCCCGGACGAGGCGCTCCTGGCGTCCTTCCTCAGCGCCCAGGCCCTGCCCATCAGGATCGTCCAGGCCCAACCGGTCCCGGACGCCGTGCGCAACGCCCTCACCGTCGAGATCGTCAACTGCTGCATCGACGCCGTGGAAGGCCAGTTGCGGGATCTGCGCGGCGACGGGCGCGACACCTCGCCCGCCGCGGCCGTCGCCACCTACCACGGAAAATCCGGTGTCCCGTTCGGGATGATCACGGCGATGGCCGGGATACTGGCCGACGCCGGAACCGAACGCGTCGCACTGTGGCGGGAGTTCGGGGAGGTGTTCGGGATTCTCTGGCAGCTCTTCAACGACCAGGAGGACCTGCTCACCGGCCGCGACGAGGATCTGCGCAACGGCACGGCCACCTATCTCCTCGCCTGCGCCCTGGAGGAGACCCCACTCCGATCACGGGGGCGGATCGTGGAACTCGCGGTCGAGGCACGCGGTTCCGGGCGCGCCCGCACGGAACTCCGCACGCTGCTCCTCACCCCCGCGGTGCTCCGTCGCTTCGAGAAGGGCCTGACGAAGTTCCGTGACGACGCGCACCAGGTGCTCGACGAACTGGGCGGCGACGAGGCCTACTTGCCGGCCCTGCGGCAGATGGTGGACCAGGCCGCCGGAATGCACCTGACCTAG
- a CDS encoding metallophosphoesterase family protein, whose translation MESRAGRHGNLLAISDLHIGYPENRALVERMRPETDDDWLLVAGDVSETVADIRWALETLANRFAKVVWAPGNHELWTHPSETVPYKGVERYEHLVSVCRELDVVTPEDPYPLWEGPGGPAVIAPLFLLYDYSFLPKGCATKEEGLEYAHGTGVVCTDEHVLYPDPYPSRDDWCRARVAETERRLAELPPDLPTVLVNHYPLDRHPTDVLRYPEFAMWCGTELTADWHRRFRVEVMVYGHLHIPRTTWLDGVRFEEVSVGYPREWRPRPEPPGRLRRILPMEVQAGDRGTASGSGRGRGGARP comes from the coding sequence GTGGAGTCGAGGGCAGGCCGGCACGGAAATCTGCTGGCCATCAGTGATCTGCACATCGGCTATCCCGAGAACCGCGCCCTCGTCGAACGGATGCGACCGGAGACCGACGACGACTGGCTCCTGGTGGCCGGCGACGTCTCCGAGACGGTCGCCGACATCCGCTGGGCCCTGGAGACTCTCGCGAACCGCTTCGCCAAGGTCGTCTGGGCGCCGGGCAACCACGAACTGTGGACCCACCCCAGCGAGACCGTCCCGTACAAGGGCGTCGAGCGCTACGAACACCTCGTCTCCGTCTGCCGCGAACTGGATGTCGTCACCCCCGAGGACCCGTACCCCCTCTGGGAGGGTCCCGGCGGCCCGGCGGTGATCGCTCCGCTTTTCCTGCTGTACGACTACTCGTTCCTGCCCAAGGGCTGCGCCACGAAGGAAGAGGGCCTGGAGTACGCGCACGGCACCGGTGTGGTCTGCACCGACGAGCACGTGCTGTACCCCGACCCGTATCCGAGCCGCGACGACTGGTGCCGCGCCCGGGTCGCCGAGACCGAGCGCAGGCTCGCCGAACTGCCGCCCGATCTGCCCACGGTGCTGGTCAACCACTACCCCCTGGACCGGCACCCGACGGACGTCCTGCGCTACCCCGAGTTCGCCATGTGGTGCGGCACGGAACTGACGGCCGACTGGCACCGGCGCTTCCGCGTCGAGGTCATGGTCTACGGCCATCTGCACATCCCGCGGACCACCTGGCTGGACGGGGTCCGCTTCGAAGAGGTGTCCGTGGGTTACCCCCGCGAGTGGCGGCCCCGTCCGGAACCGCCGGGCAGGCTGCGCCGCATTCTGCCGATGGAGGTCCAAGCCGGTGATCGAGGAACTGCTTCCGGGAGCGGTCGTGGTCGTGGAGGCGCACGGCCCTGA
- a CDS encoding MAB_1171c family putative transporter: protein MDGPSYYLPGVAMTIALASKTPALLRNRRDPLIRSVCALMTLAALVFCFAAPPTITEVNRATGVTNISAAVVYLLLSAFSGSCLVLITNWRGGPPETTRRLSRRWIAGYGAVCAAIVVLFVLGEAPVERVRDFDTYYANTPFLREMIVLYLIGFTVAGVAMNVMCWRWALQVRGWLRAGLLIIAFGFLLNVPFAAVKLVAVVTRWQGGDLDHLSTYVAPVLSSVGAQVCAVGFCLPLAGERLGDSWTIWSMYRRLGPLWRELRPVWAQASHEVRISWWAPARLQMTQRESDIHDGMLSLYPYFDSEVRAKAYDAAVAAGSEPVQARAEADAAMVTAAVRAREDDPEGRVISSATADAPATPTENPRDLVRMSIALRQSPVVAAAREWAAATRSESDFHERTR, encoded by the coding sequence ATGGACGGGCCCAGCTACTACCTCCCGGGCGTCGCGATGACGATCGCGCTCGCCTCGAAGACGCCCGCGCTGCTGCGGAACCGGCGCGACCCGCTGATCAGATCCGTGTGCGCGCTGATGACACTGGCCGCCCTGGTCTTCTGCTTCGCCGCGCCGCCGACGATCACCGAGGTCAACCGCGCCACCGGTGTCACCAACATCTCGGCGGCCGTCGTCTACCTCCTGCTGAGCGCCTTCAGCGGCTCCTGTCTGGTGCTGATCACCAACTGGCGGGGCGGCCCGCCCGAGACGACCCGCCGGCTCTCCCGCCGCTGGATCGCCGGGTACGGCGCGGTGTGCGCGGCGATCGTGGTGCTGTTCGTGCTCGGCGAGGCGCCCGTGGAGCGGGTGCGGGACTTCGACACGTACTACGCCAACACCCCGTTCCTGCGCGAGATGATCGTGCTCTATCTGATCGGGTTCACCGTCGCGGGCGTCGCCATGAACGTCATGTGCTGGCGCTGGGCGCTCCAGGTCCGCGGCTGGCTGCGCGCCGGGCTGCTGATCATCGCGTTCGGCTTCCTGCTCAACGTGCCGTTCGCGGCGGTCAAACTGGTCGCCGTGGTCACCCGCTGGCAGGGCGGCGACCTGGACCATCTGAGCACCTATGTCGCCCCCGTGCTGTCGTCCGTCGGCGCCCAGGTCTGCGCGGTCGGCTTCTGTCTGCCGCTGGCCGGGGAGCGCCTCGGCGACTCCTGGACCATCTGGTCCATGTACCGTCGACTCGGCCCGCTGTGGCGGGAGTTGCGCCCCGTATGGGCCCAGGCGAGCCACGAGGTGCGGATCTCCTGGTGGGCCCCGGCGAGGCTCCAGATGACACAGCGGGAGTCCGACATCCACGACGGCATGCTCAGTCTGTACCCGTACTTCGACTCCGAGGTACGGGCCAAGGCGTACGACGCGGCCGTCGCGGCGGGCTCCGAGCCCGTGCAGGCGCGGGCCGAGGCCGACGCGGCGATGGTGACGGCGGCGGTACGGGCCAGGGAGGACGATCCGGAGGGCCGGGTCATCAGCTCGGCCACGGCCGACGCCCCCGCCACGCCCACCGAGAACCCCCGTGACCTCGTACGGATGTCCATCGCCCTGCGTCAGTCACCCGTCGTAGCGGCCGCCCGTGAATGGGCCGCCGCGACCAGGTCAGAGAGCGACTTCCATGAAAGAACCCGTTAG
- a CDS encoding 4'-phosphopantetheinyl transferase family protein: MIEELLPGAVVVVEAHGPDTAAVEGIELYPEEEAVVARAVAKRRREFTVVRACARRAMEKLGVAPRAIVPGDRGAPGWPDGLTGSMTHCEGFAAAALVRVGDLASLGVDAEPHDALPEGVLTAIALPAEEIRLRRLTADHPSVHWDRLLFSAKESVYKAWFPLTGRWLDFSEADIEVTVDPGGRSGALRAELLVPGPVVDGRRIDAFDGRWTVRQGLVATAVSVPFPTEDEDTR, translated from the coding sequence GTGATCGAGGAACTGCTTCCGGGAGCGGTCGTGGTCGTGGAGGCGCACGGCCCTGACACGGCCGCCGTCGAGGGGATCGAGCTGTACCCCGAGGAGGAGGCGGTCGTGGCACGGGCGGTGGCCAAGCGGCGCCGTGAGTTCACCGTCGTCCGCGCCTGCGCGCGCCGGGCGATGGAGAAGCTCGGCGTGGCGCCGCGCGCGATCGTGCCCGGTGACCGCGGCGCCCCCGGCTGGCCGGACGGACTGACCGGCAGCATGACCCACTGCGAGGGGTTCGCCGCCGCAGCGCTGGTCCGCGTCGGTGACCTCGCCTCCCTCGGCGTGGACGCCGAACCCCACGACGCCCTGCCCGAGGGCGTCCTGACGGCGATCGCCCTCCCGGCGGAGGAGATCCGACTGCGCCGTCTGACCGCCGACCACCCCTCGGTCCACTGGGACCGGCTGCTCTTCAGTGCCAAGGAGTCCGTGTACAAGGCATGGTTCCCGCTCACCGGGCGGTGGCTGGACTTCTCGGAGGCCGACATCGAGGTGACCGTCGACCCCGGCGGTCGCTCCGGCGCCCTGCGCGCCGAACTCCTCGTACCAGGACCGGTGGTGGACGGTCGTCGTATCGACGCCTTCGACGGACGCTGGACCGTCCGGCAGGGGCTGGTGGCGACGGCGGTTTCGGTTCCCTTCCCGACGGAGGACGAGGACACCAGATGA
- a CDS encoding FAD-dependent monooxygenase, whose product MKEPVSGPSDTEATAPRRAVVVGAGLAGLLAAAALREHAEVTVVERDALPEGPAPRKGVPQARHAHLLWSGGARAMEELLPGVTDAWLAAGARRIPLPTGLVSLSAQGWVRRWPEMEFMIACSRELLESVVRAHLLAGPRVTVLDRTEILGLAGDASRVTGLRVRSVDGEERVLGADLVVDCAGRGSRGTAWLDALGVAPAPMEEVDSGLVYATRVFRAPAGTEEYPVVNVQPDGSRPVPGRSATLVPIEGGRWLVTLSGTRGGQPTALAEEFETFARDIRHPLVGELIARAEPLTDVVVTRSTINRRRYFEKVSGWPEGFVALGDSVATYNPIYGHGMSVAAQGAVVLRDRVAAHGLSAPGLARRVQKAVAVPVALAWELATNADIRYPEAIGKRPNAARKLFGRYLERLILTALGRPLVFKAYLGVVTLTEPVGALVRPEVVLAVLRGPVKPPLPEPPLTDHERETVLGATT is encoded by the coding sequence ATGAAAGAACCCGTTAGCGGCCCGAGCGACACCGAGGCCACGGCTCCCCGGCGGGCCGTCGTCGTCGGCGCGGGCCTGGCCGGTCTGCTGGCCGCCGCCGCGCTGCGCGAGCACGCCGAGGTCACCGTCGTCGAACGCGACGCGCTGCCCGAGGGGCCCGCGCCCCGCAAGGGCGTGCCCCAGGCCCGGCACGCCCATCTGCTGTGGTCCGGCGGGGCGCGCGCGATGGAGGAGCTGCTGCCGGGGGTCACGGACGCCTGGCTGGCGGCCGGTGCCCGGCGGATCCCGCTGCCGACCGGGCTGGTCTCCCTGTCGGCCCAGGGCTGGGTGCGGCGCTGGCCCGAGATGGAGTTCATGATCGCGTGCAGCCGTGAGCTGCTGGAGTCGGTCGTCCGCGCCCACCTCCTCGCCGGGCCCCGGGTCACCGTCCTCGACCGCACCGAGATCCTCGGCCTGGCGGGCGACGCCTCCCGGGTGACGGGGCTGCGGGTGCGTTCCGTCGACGGCGAGGAGCGGGTGCTCGGCGCCGATCTGGTGGTGGACTGCGCCGGGCGCGGTTCGCGGGGCACCGCGTGGCTGGACGCGCTCGGGGTGGCGCCCGCGCCGATGGAGGAGGTCGACTCCGGGCTCGTGTACGCCACCCGGGTCTTCCGGGCGCCCGCGGGCACCGAGGAGTACCCGGTGGTCAATGTGCAGCCGGACGGGTCGCGGCCGGTGCCGGGGCGCAGCGCGACCCTGGTGCCGATCGAGGGCGGGCGCTGGCTGGTGACGCTGTCGGGCACCCGGGGAGGCCAGCCGACCGCCCTCGCCGAGGAGTTCGAGACGTTCGCGCGCGACATCAGGCACCCGCTGGTGGGTGAGCTGATCGCGCGTGCCGAGCCCCTGACGGACGTGGTGGTCACCCGCAGCACGATCAACCGGCGGCGCTACTTCGAGAAGGTGTCCGGCTGGCCCGAGGGGTTCGTCGCGCTCGGCGACTCGGTCGCCACGTACAACCCGATCTACGGCCACGGCATGTCCGTCGCCGCGCAGGGCGCCGTGGTGCTGCGCGACCGGGTCGCCGCGCACGGTCTGTCGGCGCCGGGGCTCGCGCGCCGGGTGCAGAAGGCCGTGGCGGTGCCGGTGGCGCTCGCCTGGGAGCTGGCGACCAACGCGGACATCCGCTACCCGGAGGCGATCGGCAAGCGGCCGAACGCGGCACGGAAGCTCTTCGGCCGTTATCTGGAGCGGCTGATCCTTACCGCGCTGGGCCGGCCCCTGGTCTTCAAGGCGTATCTCGGCGTGGTCACCCTCACCGAGCCCGTCGGCGCCCTCGTCCGGCCGGAGGTGGTCCTGGCGGTGCTGCGGGGCCCGGTCAAACCGCCGCTCCCGGAACCGCCCCTGACGGACCATGAGCGGGAGACGGTGCTGGGCGCGACCACCTGA
- a CDS encoding ABC transporter substrate-binding protein — MRRLLIGLAAGTLFTAATACGSSDSGSDGGGSASGGTTTLKLGVIPIIDVAPMYLGEKKGFYGERGLKLEPTLAQGGAAIVPGVVSGQFDFGFSNMTSLLVARSKNVPVKAVVNGVASTGKPGADFAEIAVPKGSALKSAKELGGKKVAVNTLGNICDTSVNESVRKDGGDPSKVEYVEMPFDQMPAALAKGQVDAACVVEPALATIKSQGGTVLASNFVDVSPDLTVAMYFTSEQYAAKNPELVKKFQEATAESLAYADEHPDEVREIITTYTKIPESLLKTVFLPRWPAEPDRASIERLAELGQQDGLFEKAPDLDKLLP, encoded by the coding sequence GCCGGCACCTTGTTCACCGCCGCGACCGCCTGCGGTTCGTCCGACTCCGGGTCGGACGGCGGGGGCTCGGCCTCCGGCGGCACCACCACGCTCAAGCTGGGCGTGATCCCCATCATCGACGTCGCCCCGATGTACCTGGGCGAGAAGAAGGGCTTCTACGGCGAGCGCGGGCTGAAGCTGGAGCCGACGCTCGCGCAGGGCGGGGCGGCGATCGTGCCCGGTGTCGTCTCCGGGCAGTTCGACTTCGGCTTCAGCAACATGACCTCGCTGCTGGTCGCCCGGTCCAAGAACGTGCCGGTCAAGGCCGTGGTCAACGGGGTCGCCTCCACCGGGAAGCCGGGCGCCGACTTCGCGGAGATCGCCGTGCCGAAGGGCAGCGCGCTGAAGTCCGCCAAGGAGCTGGGGGGCAAGAAGGTCGCGGTCAACACCCTCGGCAACATCTGCGACACCTCGGTCAACGAGTCGGTCCGCAAGGACGGCGGCGACCCGTCGAAGGTCGAGTACGTGGAGATGCCGTTCGACCAGATGCCGGCCGCGCTCGCCAAGGGCCAGGTCGACGCGGCCTGCGTGGTGGAGCCCGCGCTCGCCACCATCAAGTCGCAGGGCGGCACGGTCCTCGCGTCGAACTTCGTGGACGTGTCCCCGGACCTGACCGTGGCCATGTACTTCACCTCCGAGCAATACGCCGCGAAGAACCCGGAGTTGGTGAAGAAGTTCCAGGAGGCCACGGCCGAGTCGCTGGCGTACGCCGATGAACACCCCGACGAGGTACGGGAGATCATCACCACGTACACGAAGATCCCGGAGAGTCTGCTGAAGACGGTCTTCCTGCCCCGCTGGCCCGCGGAGCCGGACCGCGCCTCCATCGAGCGGCTGGCCGAACTCGGGCAGCAGGACGGCCTGTTCGAGAAGGCCCCCGACCTGGACAAGCTGCTGCCGTGA
- a CDS encoding ABC transporter permease codes for MRGSDAVLGAAGLAGFLALWEAVPRLGLVEDAYLPPVSGVADALAAELADETFWTALGDTLTGWAVGLLIAVTAGIATGVVLAVVPYLREATASTIEFLRPIPSVALIPLAVLLYGSELRSVLLLVVYASFWQILIQTLYGVQDVDPVAEETARSYGLGTWARVRHVLWPTALPYVMTGVRLAAAVALILAVTAELVIGAPGLGQRIAVAQTSQAVPEMYALVVVTGLLGLLINVGARTVERRALAWHQSVRGEVAV; via the coding sequence GTGAGGGGTTCCGACGCCGTCCTGGGGGCGGCCGGGCTCGCGGGCTTCCTCGCTCTGTGGGAGGCGGTGCCGCGACTCGGCCTCGTCGAGGACGCCTACCTCCCGCCGGTCAGCGGGGTCGCCGACGCCCTCGCGGCCGAACTCGCCGACGAGACGTTCTGGACGGCGCTCGGCGACACCCTCACCGGCTGGGCGGTGGGCCTGCTGATCGCCGTGACGGCCGGGATCGCGACGGGGGTCGTCCTCGCCGTCGTACCATATCTGCGCGAGGCGACGGCCTCCACGATCGAGTTCCTGCGCCCGATCCCCTCGGTCGCCCTGATCCCGCTCGCCGTCCTCCTCTACGGCAGCGAACTGCGGTCGGTGCTGCTGCTGGTGGTCTACGCGTCGTTCTGGCAGATCCTGATCCAGACCCTCTACGGCGTCCAGGACGTCGACCCGGTCGCCGAGGAGACCGCCCGCTCCTACGGTCTGGGCACCTGGGCCAGGGTCCGGCACGTGCTGTGGCCGACCGCCCTGCCGTACGTCATGACGGGTGTCCGGCTGGCCGCCGCCGTGGCCCTCATCCTGGCCGTGACCGCCGAACTGGTCATCGGGGCACCGGGGTTGGGCCAGCGGATCGCGGTCGCGCAGACCTCGCAGGCGGTGCCGGAGATGTACGCGCTGGTGGTGGTCACCGGGCTGCTGGGGCTGCTGATCAATGTGGGCGCCCGCACGGTGGAGCGGCGGGCGCTGGCCTGGCACCAGTCGGTGCGCGGGGAGGTGGCGGTGTGA
- a CDS encoding MmyB family transcriptional regulator, which translates to MAYQAGGRRSVPRSVPDSLETRDAQAYLQDYAVLLDSVLFPSVVLDHRWDVVVANAAFRSLFGNVGPHPTAMPDDNFLRFVLFHPDAATVLGDHEAGWCLPMLAHFAAAVEHHPQDRGLQSIRRDIAQDPIMDAAYRHGLPHWLRTVGPAAGRHDGAVRPVVHPDPRWGATDCRVVGETPDTLRELGYHRMTLVLREVDRPSHPVRRPRRPRHAAIGHLSVVPSPER; encoded by the coding sequence ATGGCATATCAGGCAGGTGGGCGGCGGTCGGTACCGCGGTCCGTCCCCGACAGTCTCGAAACCCGGGACGCGCAGGCGTATCTCCAGGACTACGCCGTGCTGCTGGATTCCGTCCTGTTCCCGTCCGTCGTCCTCGACCACCGCTGGGACGTCGTCGTCGCCAACGCCGCGTTCCGTTCGCTCTTCGGCAATGTGGGCCCGCATCCGACGGCCATGCCCGACGACAACTTCCTCCGCTTCGTGCTCTTCCACCCGGACGCCGCCACCGTCCTCGGCGACCACGAGGCCGGCTGGTGCCTGCCGATGCTGGCCCACTTCGCCGCCGCGGTGGAGCACCACCCCCAGGACCGGGGTCTGCAGTCCATCCGCCGGGACATCGCCCAGGACCCGATCATGGACGCCGCCTACCGCCACGGCCTCCCGCACTGGCTCCGCACGGTCGGCCCCGCGGCCGGCCGGCACGACGGCGCCGTCCGCCCCGTGGTCCACCCGGACCCCCGCTGGGGCGCCACCGACTGCCGGGTCGTCGGCGAGACCCCCGACACCCTCCGCGAGCTGGGCTACCACCGTATGACCCTCGTCCTGCGCGAGGTCGACCGCCCGTCCCACCCCGTACGCAGACCGCGCCGCCCCCGGCACGCCGCGATCGGCCATCTCAGCGTGGTGCCCTCCCCCGAGCGGTGA
- a CDS encoding ABC transporter permease codes for MSRLPLRPLFVVALPLLLVVVWWLASDDSTDVYWPPLRTILGAFPDVWTAERLRGDVLPSLLRLSAGYALAAVVGVALGTVIGSYRRVRAVCEPVLEFLRAVPPPVLVPVIMLFAGIGDTMKIAVIASGCVWPILLNTVEGVRAVDSVLSETARSYGITGAARLRNVVLRSASPQIFAGLRQALSIGIILMVISEMTASSNGLGYTIVQFQRGFAIPDMWTGILVLGLLGFLLSVVFRLVERRVLGWYHGLRASSRRSS; via the coding sequence GTGAGCCGTCTGCCGCTCCGGCCGCTGTTCGTGGTCGCGCTCCCCCTGCTGCTGGTCGTCGTGTGGTGGCTCGCGTCGGACGACAGCACCGATGTGTACTGGCCGCCGCTGCGGACGATCCTCGGCGCCTTCCCGGACGTCTGGACGGCCGAGCGGCTGCGCGGCGACGTCCTGCCCAGCCTGCTGCGGCTGTCCGCCGGTTACGCGCTGGCGGCCGTGGTCGGTGTGGCGCTCGGCACGGTGATCGGCTCCTACCGGCGGGTGCGCGCGGTCTGCGAACCGGTCCTGGAGTTCCTGCGGGCCGTCCCGCCACCGGTGCTCGTCCCGGTCATCATGCTCTTCGCGGGCATCGGCGACACGATGAAGATCGCCGTCATCGCGAGCGGCTGCGTCTGGCCGATCCTGCTCAACACCGTGGAGGGCGTCCGCGCGGTGGACTCCGTGCTGTCGGAGACGGCCCGGTCGTACGGCATCACGGGGGCGGCCCGGCTGCGGAACGTGGTGCTGCGCTCGGCGAGCCCGCAGATCTTCGCGGGGCTGCGGCAGGCGCTGTCCATCGGCATCATCCTCATGGTCATCAGCGAGATGACGGCGTCCAGCAACGGACTGGGGTACACCATCGTCCAGTTCCAGCGCGGTTTCGCGATCCCCGACATGTGGACCGGCATCCTCGTCCTCGGGCTGCTCGGGTTCCTGCTGTCGGTCGTCTTCCGGCTGGTCGAGCGGCGCGTGCTCGGCTGGTACCACGGGCTGCGCGCATCCTCCCGGCGGTCGTCGTGA
- a CDS encoding toxin-antitoxin system, toxin component: protein MRRLCGELVGEIDLPAPADPADLYGALCDAMSRRRGRPVHYRTAAFPPGTASGLWLDMAEQDLVVIEERTAPDHQLVILGHELWHMQAGHCGRQVDGAAVAARLLSEDADLPATVLKVAARTRFDLTDEQDAESFGLLLASKCRTWLAGSALRGPVRRDHLAGRIGASLGYRGPQG from the coding sequence ATGCGCCGTCTGTGCGGCGAGTTGGTCGGCGAGATCGACCTGCCGGCACCGGCGGACCCCGCCGACCTGTACGGCGCCCTGTGCGACGCCATGAGCAGACGCCGTGGCCGCCCCGTCCACTACCGTACGGCCGCGTTCCCGCCGGGTACGGCCAGTGGGCTGTGGCTGGACATGGCCGAACAGGATCTCGTCGTCATCGAGGAACGCACCGCACCCGACCACCAGCTGGTGATCCTCGGCCACGAGCTGTGGCACATGCAGGCCGGGCACTGCGGCCGGCAGGTGGACGGCGCCGCCGTCGCCGCGCGTTTATTGAGCGAGGACGCCGATCTGCCGGCGACCGTGCTGAAGGTCGCCGCCCGTACCCGTTTCGATCTCACGGACGAGCAGGACGCCGAGAGCTTCGGACTGCTGCTGGCCAGCAAGTGCCGTACCTGGCTCGCCGGTTCGGCACTGCGCGGGCCAGTGCGCCGCGACCACCTGGCGGGCCGTATCGGTGCCTCGCTGGGCTACCGCGGCCCGCAGGGCTGA
- a CDS encoding ABC transporter ATP-binding protein — protein sequence MLDVQGLKKVYEGSGRRVEAVRDLTFTVDPGELVCLVGPSGCGKTTLLKCVAGLLRPTAGQVLLGGRPVDGPPPGMAVVFQEYGRSLFPWMRVRDNVELPLKQKKSSRDRRRALVDDALASVGLSDAAGAYPWQLSGGMQQRVAIARALAYEPEVLLMDEPFAAVDAQTRADLEDLVRGLWRERGMTVLFVTHDIDEAVYLGERVLVLSASPTVVREQLKIDLPAGRDQLHTRVSPRFAELRTHVYEQIQAAKRGVPRDKERGVPLDKD from the coding sequence ATGCTGGACGTACAGGGTCTGAAGAAGGTCTACGAGGGTTCCGGGCGGCGGGTGGAGGCGGTGCGGGACCTCACCTTCACCGTCGACCCGGGTGAACTGGTCTGTCTGGTCGGCCCGTCGGGCTGCGGCAAGACGACCCTGCTGAAGTGCGTGGCCGGGCTGCTGAGGCCGACGGCGGGCCAAGTCCTGCTCGGGGGGCGGCCGGTGGACGGGCCGCCGCCGGGCATGGCCGTCGTCTTCCAGGAGTACGGGCGCAGTCTGTTCCCCTGGATGCGGGTCCGCGACAACGTCGAACTCCCGCTGAAACAGAAGAAGTCGAGCAGGGACCGGCGGCGCGCCCTGGTGGACGACGCGCTCGCCTCGGTCGGACTGTCCGACGCGGCGGGCGCGTACCCGTGGCAGCTGTCCGGCGGGATGCAGCAGCGGGTCGCCATCGCCCGCGCGCTGGCGTACGAGCCGGAGGTGCTGCTGATGGACGAGCCGTTCGCGGCGGTGGACGCGCAGACCCGCGCCGATCTGGAGGATCTGGTGCGGGGCCTGTGGCGGGAGCGGGGCATGACGGTCCTCTTCGTCACCCATGACATCGACGAGGCCGTCTACCTCGGCGAACGGGTCCTGGTGCTCTCCGCCTCCCCCACCGTCGTACGGGAGCAGCTGAAGATCGATCTGCCCGCCGGGCGCGATCAGTTGCACACCCGGGTGTCCCCGCGCTTCGCGGAGCTGCGGACGCATGTGTACGAGCAGATACAGGCGGCCAAACGGGGGGTTCCCCGGGACAAGGAGCGGGGCGTTCCCCTGGACAAGGATTGA